The proteins below come from a single Benincasa hispida cultivar B227 chromosome 4, ASM972705v1, whole genome shotgun sequence genomic window:
- the LOC120075041 gene encoding LIM domain-containing protein WLIM2b, with amino-acid sequence MSFTGTQQKCKACEKTVYPVEQLSADGISYHKSCFKCSHCKGTLKLSNYSSMEGVLYCKPHFEQLFKETGNFNKNFQSPAKSAEKLTPELTRSPSKAAGMFSGTQDKCATCGKTVYPLEKVTVESQSYHKSCFKCSHGGCAISPSNYAALEGILYCKHHFSQLFKEKGSYNHLIKSASMKRSAAPVPEA; translated from the exons ATGTCTTTCACTGGCACACAACAAAAGTGCAAGGCCTGTGAGAAGACTGTCTACCCTGTGGAGCAGCTCTCTGCTGATGGAATTTCCTACCATAAGTCTTGCTTCAAATGCAGCCACTGCAAAGGGACTCTAAAG CTGAGCAATTATTCTTCAATGGAAGGTGTTCTGTACTGTAAGCCTCATTTTGAGCAGCTCTTCAAAGAGACTGGCAACTTCAACAAGAACTTCCAATCAC CTGCCAAGTCAGCTGAGAAGTTGACTCCAGAGCTG ACTAGGTCACCTAGCAAAGCTGCTGGCATGTTTTCTGGTACTCAAGACAAATGTGCTACCTGTGGCAAAACTGTCTATCCATTAGAGAAG GTAACGGTTGAAAGCCAATCCTATCACAAATCCTGTTTTAAGTGCTCTCATGGTGGGTGTGCTATATCCCCATCAAATTATGCAGCATTAGAAGGTATTCTATATTGCAAACACCACTTCTCTCAGCTTTTCAAGGAAAAGGGAAGCTACAACCACCTGATCAAGTCTGCATCAATGAAGCGCTCCGCTGCCCCTGTTCCTGAAGCTTAA
- the LOC120076773 gene encoding probable sugar phosphate/phosphate translocator At3g11320, protein MVQLFETSIPKTCPSFSHQLTSQQMTQILLFSSSTILSPFNEKQQRWSKKLICSSRQHVWVESSLFKSRSKSGFRKFRASNSSAGSYGGSAEISKGQPAPWISTWPSKQPQPFHQHPPPKMKGTSRFVTIGLVAAWYSSNIGVLLLNKYLLSNYGFKYPIFLTMCHMTACSLLSYIAIACLKLVPLQTIRSRVQFFKISALSFIFCISVVFGNISLRYLPVSFNQAIGATTPFFTAVFAYLMTFKREAWLTYVTLIPVVTGVVIASGGEPSFHLFGFVICVAATAARALKSVLQGILLSADGEKLNSMNLLLYMAPTAVVFLLPATLIMEDNVVGITLALARDDIKIIWYLLFNSSLAYFVNLTNFLVTKHTSALTLQVLGNAKGAVAVVVSILIFRNPVSVTGMFGYTLTVMGVILYSEAKKRTNKS, encoded by the exons ATGGTTCAACTTTTTGAAACTTCAATTCCAAAAACTTGTCCTAGTTTCTCTCACCAGCTTACAAGCCAACAGATGACACAGATCTTACTCTTTTCATCATCTACAATACTTTCCCCCTTCAATG AGAAGCAGCAGAGATGGAGCAAAAAGCTAATTTGTTCTTCAAGACAACATGTGTGGGTTGAATCATCGCTGTTCAAATCTCGAAGCAAAAGTGGGTTTAGAAAATTTAGAGCTTCCAATTCATCAGCAGGAAGTTATGGCGGATCTGCTGAGATATCTAAAGGTCAACCGGCGCCATGGATTTCCACATGGCCAAGCAAACAA CCTCAGCCTTTTCATCAACACCCACCTCCCAAAATGAAGGGTACGAGTCGTTTCGTCACGATCGGCCTCGTTGCCGCTTGGTACTCCTCCAACATTGGGGTTCTCTTGCTCAACAAGTATTTGCTATCCAACTATGGTTTCAAGTACCCGATCTTCCTCACCATGTGCCACATGACCGCTTGTTCTTTGCTCAGCTACATTGCAATTGCTTGTTTGAAGCTTGTTCCTCTCCAGACTATTCGATCTCGTGTTCAATTCTTTAAGATCTCTGCCCTCAGCTTTATCTTCTGCATCTCCGTTGTCTTTGGTAACATTTCGCTTCGTTATCTTCCCGTCTCTTTCAACCAAGCTATTGGAGCCACCACCCCTTTTTTCACCGCTGTTTTTGCTTACCTGATGACCTTCAAGAGGGAGGCTTGGCTTACTTATGTTACGCTCATTCCTGTCGTCACCGGGGTTGTCATTGCCAGCGGG GGTGAACCAAGCTTCCATCTATTTGGGTTTGTGATATGTGTTGCAGCTACCGCTGCAAGAGCTCTCAAATCTGTACTTCAAGGAATTTTGCTTTCTGCAGATGG AGAGAAGCTGAATTCCATGAATCTCCTTTTGTATATGGCTCCTACGGCTGTTGTTTTCTTGCTTCCTGCAACACTTATTATGGAAGATAATGTGGTTGGTATCACACTAGCACTTGCTAGAGATGATATCAAGATCATCTGGTACCTTCTTTTCAATTCGTCACTGGCATATTTTGTAAACCTGACAAATTTTCTGGTCACAAAACACACCAGTGCGCTGACCCTTCAG GTACTAGGAAATGCAAAAGGGGCTGTAGCTGTGGTGGTTTCCATTTTAATCTTTAGAAACCCTGTCTCTGTTACTGGAATGTTCGGTTATACGCTCACAGTAATGGGAGTCATTCTCTACAGCGAAGCAAAGAAACGAACAAATAAAAGTTGA